In a genomic window of Glycine max cultivar Williams 82 chromosome 13, Glycine_max_v4.0, whole genome shotgun sequence:
- the MYB139 gene encoding MYB transcription factor MYB139, which yields MTPQEERLVLELHSKWGNRSPWWSRIARKLPGRTDNEIKNYWRTLMRKKAQEKKRGEAASSSPTPSSVDSSISSNNHAVDPHASKKAGEESFYDTGGDNGVIAATQDQGQKGDQQGLFSMDDIWKDIDNMSEENNTTLQPVSVYDGHSEEGCNFSCPPQVPSPSSWEYSSSDPLWVMDEESLFCPLSEEPYFSCYAQGTVFLTG from the exons ATGACCCCCCAGGAAGAACGCCTTGTCTTGGAACTTCACTCAAAATGGGGAAATAG ATCACCATG GTGGTCAAGAATTGCTCGCAAGTTACCAGGGCGCACTGACAATGAGATCAAGAATTACTGGAGGACTCTGATGAGGAAAAAGGCTCAGGAGAAAAAGCGAGGAGAAGCTGCATCGTCATCACCAACACCCTCTAGCGTTGATTCCTCAATATCCTCAAACAACCATGCAGTGGATCCACATGCTTCCAAGAAGGCAGGAGAAGAGAGCTTTTATGACACAGGAGGTGATAATGGTGTGATAGCCGCAACCCAAGATCAGGGTCAAAAAGGTGATCAACAAGGGTTGTTCTCTATGGATGATATATGGAAGGATATTGACAATATGTCAGAAGAGAACAACACTACTCTTCAGCCAGTGTCAGTGTATGATGGGCACAGTGAAGAGGGTTGCAACTTCTCTTGCCCACCACAAGTGCCTTCTCCATCATCATGGGAATATTCTTCGTCTGACCCTCTATGGGTGATGGATGAGGAAAGTTTGTTTTGCCCTTTGAGTGAAGAACCATATTTTTCCTGCTATGCACAGGGCACCGTTTTTTTAACCGGctaa
- the LOC547794 gene encoding nodulin-26, producing the protein MPISRIAIGNSSELNQSDALKAALAEFISMLIFVFAGEGSGMAYNKLTNNGSATPAGLVAASLSHAFALFVAVSVGANISGGHVNPAVTFGAFVGGHITLFRSILYWIAQLLGSVVACLLLKFATGGLETSAFALSPGVEAGNALVFEIVMTFGLVYTVYATAVDPKKGDLGIIAPIAIGFIVGANILAGGAFDGASMNPAVSFGPAVVSWTWSNHWVYWVGPFAGAAIAAVVYEIFFISPNTHEQLPVTDY; encoded by the exons ATGCCGATTTCTAGAATTGCCATTGGAAATTCTTCGGAGTTGAACCAATCTGATGCACTTAAGGCTGCACTAGCTGAGTTCATCTCAATGCTCATCTTTGTTTTTGCCGGGGAAGGCTCTGGAATGGCTTATA ATAAGCTGACAAACAATGGTTCAGCAACACCAGCAGGGTTAGTGGCAGCATCACTGTCACATGCCTTTGCACTTTTTGTTGCGGTCTCTGTTGGAGCCAACATTTCTGGCGGTCATGTAAACCCTGCTGTCACTTTCGGTGCCTTTGTTGGTGGCCACATTACCCTCTTTAGAAGCATCTTGTACTGGATTGCTCAGTTACTCGGCTCTGTCGTTGCTTGCTTGCTCCTTAAATTTGCCACTGGTGGACTG GAAACATCTGCATTTGCACTATCTCCTGGGGTGGAAGCAGGGAACGCTCTAGTGTTTGAGATTGTGATGACTTTTGGGTTGGTTTACACGGTGTACGCAACTGCAGTGGATCCAAAGAAGGGTGATCTTGGGATAATTGCTCCAATTGCAATTGGTTTCATCGTTGGTGCGAACATCTTGGCGGGGGGTGCATTTGATGGTGCATCCATGAACCCTGCAGTGTCGTTTGGGCCTGCTGTTGTCAGTTGGACCTGGTCTAACCACTGGGTTTATTGGGTCGGCCCATTTGCTGGTGCTGCCATTGCTGCTGTTGTCTACGAGATTTTCTTCATTAGCCCAAACACTCATGAACAGCTCCCCGTCACAGATTATTAG
- the LOC100784597 gene encoding uncharacterized protein → MRLFDPWPVFFKREWKRNWPFLVGFAVTGTLITKLSLGLSANVLLLLLLRQPPKLDFCSESDFPFRRGGSHKVKIRPGTQEVTLEWKICSDFAHCIRCVKRALLVINEERCCIHSMFLLPF, encoded by the exons atgagactGTTCGATCCATGGCCTGTATTCTTCAAGCGAGAATGGAAGCGTAACTGGCCCTTCTTGGTTGGATTCGCCGTCACCGGAACTCTCATCACCAAACTTTCTCTTGGTCTCTCTGCTAAcgtccttctcctcctccttcttcgCCAACCTCCAAAATTGGATTTTTGTTCTGAGTCTGATTTCCCTTTTCGCAGAGGAGGAAGCCACAAAGTCAAAATTCGTCCAGGCACACAAGAG GTGACTTTGGAATGGAAGATTTGCAGTGACTTTGCACATTGTATTAGATGTGTGAAGAGAGCTTTGCTTGTAATAAATGAAGAGAGATGTTGTATACACTCCATGTTCCTATTACCATTTTAG
- the MYB139 gene encoding MYB transcription factor MYB139 isoform X1: MVQQEVRKGPWTEQEDFKLVSFVGLFGDRRWDFIAKVSGLNRTGKSCRLRWVNYLHPGLKRGKMTPQEERLVLELHSKWGNRSPWWSRIARKLPGRTDNEIKNYWRTLMRKKAQEKKRGEAASSSPTPSSVDSSISSNNHAVDPHASKKAGEESFYDTGGDNGVIAATQDQGQKGDQQGLFSMDDIWKDIDNMSEENNTTLQPVSVYDGHSEEGCNFSCPPQVPSPSSWEYSSSDPLWVMDEESLFCPLSEEPYFSCYAQGTVFLTG, translated from the exons ATGGTTCAACAGGAAGTGCGTAAAGGTCCTTGGACAGAACAGGAAGACTTCAAATTGGTGTCCTTTGTTGGATTGTTTGGAGACCGTAGATGGGACTTTATAGCTAAGGTATCAG GTTTGAATAGAACAGGTAAGAGTTGCAGATTAAGGTGGGTTAATTACCTACATCCTGGCCTCAAGCGTGGAAAGATGACCCCCCAGGAAGAACGCCTTGTCTTGGAACTTCACTCAAAATGGGGAAATAG ATCACCATG GTGGTCAAGAATTGCTCGCAAGTTACCAGGGCGCACTGACAATGAGATCAAGAATTACTGGAGGACTCTGATGAGGAAAAAGGCTCAGGAGAAAAAGCGAGGAGAAGCTGCATCGTCATCACCAACACCCTCTAGCGTTGATTCCTCAATATCCTCAAACAACCATGCAGTGGATCCACATGCTTCCAAGAAGGCAGGAGAAGAGAGCTTTTATGACACAGGAGGTGATAATGGTGTGATAGCCGCAACCCAAGATCAGGGTCAAAAAGGTGATCAACAAGGGTTGTTCTCTATGGATGATATATGGAAGGATATTGACAATATGTCAGAAGAGAACAACACTACTCTTCAGCCAGTGTCAGTGTATGATGGGCACAGTGAAGAGGGTTGCAACTTCTCTTGCCCACCACAAGTGCCTTCTCCATCATCATGGGAATATTCTTCGTCTGACCCTCTATGGGTGATGGATGAGGAAAGTTTGTTTTGCCCTTTGAGTGAAGAACCATATTTTTCCTGCTATGCACAGGGCACCGTTTTTTTAACCGGctaa
- the MYB139 gene encoding MYB transcription factor MYB139 isoform X2: protein MVQQEVRKGPWTEQEDFKLVSFVGLFGDRRWDFIAKVSGLNRTGKSCRLRWVNYLHPGLKRGKMTPQEERLVLELHSKWGNRWSRIARKLPGRTDNEIKNYWRTLMRKKAQEKKRGEAASSSPTPSSVDSSISSNNHAVDPHASKKAGEESFYDTGGDNGVIAATQDQGQKGDQQGLFSMDDIWKDIDNMSEENNTTLQPVSVYDGHSEEGCNFSCPPQVPSPSSWEYSSSDPLWVMDEESLFCPLSEEPYFSCYAQGTVFLTG, encoded by the exons ATGGTTCAACAGGAAGTGCGTAAAGGTCCTTGGACAGAACAGGAAGACTTCAAATTGGTGTCCTTTGTTGGATTGTTTGGAGACCGTAGATGGGACTTTATAGCTAAGGTATCAG GTTTGAATAGAACAGGTAAGAGTTGCAGATTAAGGTGGGTTAATTACCTACATCCTGGCCTCAAGCGTGGAAAGATGACCCCCCAGGAAGAACGCCTTGTCTTGGAACTTCACTCAAAATGGGGAAATAG GTGGTCAAGAATTGCTCGCAAGTTACCAGGGCGCACTGACAATGAGATCAAGAATTACTGGAGGACTCTGATGAGGAAAAAGGCTCAGGAGAAAAAGCGAGGAGAAGCTGCATCGTCATCACCAACACCCTCTAGCGTTGATTCCTCAATATCCTCAAACAACCATGCAGTGGATCCACATGCTTCCAAGAAGGCAGGAGAAGAGAGCTTTTATGACACAGGAGGTGATAATGGTGTGATAGCCGCAACCCAAGATCAGGGTCAAAAAGGTGATCAACAAGGGTTGTTCTCTATGGATGATATATGGAAGGATATTGACAATATGTCAGAAGAGAACAACACTACTCTTCAGCCAGTGTCAGTGTATGATGGGCACAGTGAAGAGGGTTGCAACTTCTCTTGCCCACCACAAGTGCCTTCTCCATCATCATGGGAATATTCTTCGTCTGACCCTCTATGGGTGATGGATGAGGAAAGTTTGTTTTGCCCTTTGAGTGAAGAACCATATTTTTCCTGCTATGCACAGGGCACCGTTTTTTTAACCGGctaa